The window CGACGACCGGGCAACGCTCGAGGTGTCCCCGGTCGATGGTGACGGCGAAACTGACGAGCGCGAAATCCCAATTGGTGCCCTCGTTCAGGTCGCTGAAGATGGACCGCTCGAGGCTGCGGGTGCGCCAGTTGACGAGTACATGATCGTGACGGAATTCGACGGCGAGCAGGTCCAATCCCACGCCGAGTTGACGAACTTGCTCGGCGAAACTGACCCCGGTGACGAGGTGGCGTTCGGTGGCACGGTCAACGGCGAGCAGGTCGAATACGATGTCACGCTCGGCGAGCGCAGCCAGTCGACCGACGGCGGCACCGCCGGCTTCTACGGCGTGCCGGGCATCTCCGGAATTTCAGCAGAGACACTCGGGCTAGAGCTGTACCCAGCCGAAACGTATCTGGGGGTGCTGGGCGGTGACACGGACGAAGGCTTCGGTGCGGTCACTGACTCGTTCCTCGGGAAGATTGGCGTGGCGCTCTTCTTGCCAATTGCCAGCCTCCTCGAGGTGTTGCCGTACAACTTCGCGGGCTTTACCGGGGGCGTCGAGAACTTCTACGAAACGCAGGGGCCGCTCTCGGCACTTGGTGACTGGACGGTGTTTGCCATTGCGAACATCCTGTTTTGGACCGGCTGGATCAACGTCCAGCTCGGGTTCTTTAACTGCATTCCGGCGTTCCCACTCGATGGCGGGCACATCCTCAGAACCAGTACAGAGGCAGTCATATCCAGACTGCCAATCGATGCGACACGCGGAATGGTCCGCATCGTCACGACGACAGTCGGGTTGACCATGCTCATTAGCTTCCTGGCGATGCTGTTCGCGCCGGGACTGCTTGCCGGCTAGTCGTCCTCGTCGACGCCGTACCGTTCGTAAAATTCCTCGGGCGTCGACTCGATGCGCTCGAACTCGGTCTCGAAGTAGTGTTCGTGATGGCGCACGACCTGTTCGACGATCCACTGGCTGAACGTCTCGTCGAAGCGCCACTCGCCGTTTGTCTCTGGAATTTCGAAGCGTTCGTCGGTTGAGAACGCCGCGTAGACGTGGAAAAAACCCAAGATCACATCAGCAAAGTCCTTGGCTTTCTCCGTCCCCCGTTCGCGTCGCTCCTCGAGTTCGTCGTAGCCGTCGTCGGTCAGTTCGAAGTATTTCCGATCCGGTTCGTCTTCCCGTTCGATCCGTGCTGCCCACCCCTTGTCCTCGAATTTGTAGAGAATCGGATACACCGACCCGTAGGATGGCTCCCAGTGTCCCCCACTGATTTCGCGGATTTCTTTGAGTATCTCGTAGCCGTATCGCGGCTTTTCCTCGAGCAACTCGAGGACGAGATAGGCGATAAGTCCTTTCGGCGGCCCACTTTTCCGCATACGAGATGGTATTTAAACGGACGGACGTAAAGGGTTTCGGTCGCTGGAGTTGTGGCCGACAAAAACCCGGATTAGCGGGCCCCTGTGGCGTCTACGGACGGTGAAGGCAACGGGGTTACTCCTCGGGAGGACGCCGCAGCCGAAACCCGGTCCTTCTTAGCGTCGCCGCCACTACTGACGGCCATGGAACGACGGCAGCCACCACAGACCGAAGAGGGTTGGTACGTCCTGCACGACTTCCGGTCGATTGACTGGGATGCCTGGCGCGACGCACCGGACCACCGGCGCTCGCAGGCGATCGACGAGGGAATTGAGTATCTCGCCGCCGCCGAGCGCGTCGACGACGCTGACGAGGGCGACTCCGCGACGTTCTCCGTCCTCGGGCACAAAGCCGACCTGCTCGTTCTTCACCTGCGGCCGACGCTCGCCGATATCGACGCTCTCGAGCGCAGTTTCGAGCACACCGCGCTTGCGGCGTTTACCGAGCGCGAGGACTCGTATCTCTCGGTGACTGAAGTGTCTGGCTACATGTCTCAGGAGTACTTCGAAGAGGGTGAAGAGGTCGAAGACACCGGGATGAAACGCTACATCGAAACCCGGATCAAACCCTCGGTTCCCGACAGCGAGTTCATGAGTTTCTATCCGATGGACAAACGCCGCGCCGCCGAAGACAACTGGTACGACCTGCCATTCGACGAGCGCGCCGAGCACCTCTCGAGTCACGGCGAAATCGGCAAGCAGTACGCGGGTCGAGTCACCCAGATCATCTCCGGCAGCATCGGACTCGACGACTACGAGTGGGGCGTCACGCTGTTCGGAAACGATCCCACGGACGTCAAAGACCTCCTCTACGAGATGCGATTCGATCCGTCGACCTCGCGCTACGCCGAGTTCGGCCAGTTCATCTCCGCGCGACGATTCCCACCCGAAAACCTCGGCGCGTTCCTCGCCGGTGAGCCTGTTCCACAGGAAGGGGCCTCGAGTCCGCACCCATCCGACCATCACCACGGTAACTCGGACAGCGACGGACACCACCACGGTGACGGCGAGTCGGGCGGACACCATCACGGCGGAGACGATGAAAGCGGCGGCCACCACGGCGATGACGGCGAGAGCGTCCGCACCGAACTCGAGGAGTTGGGCGTCTACGCAGGCCAGCCCCACGGCGAGGATATCCACGCCGTCGTGTTGTACTCGGCTGCGGACCCGGACGAGTTGTATGATGAAATCGACGGACTCCGTGCGAACTTCGACCACTACGATACGCACGTGAAAACGGCAGTCTACGAGTCGACCGGCGACGAGGACGCCGAAACTGGCATCGTCAGTCTCTGGGAAACCGAACGGGCGGCCAACACTGCAGCGGGCTTCCTTGCTGACCTTCCCGACGTCGTCCGACAGGCCGGTGACGACGAGGACGACTCGTGGGGAACGATGGGGATGTTCTACACCGTCAAACCCGAACACCGCGGCGACTTCCTCGGCACGTTCGATGAGGCCGGCGAACTCCTCGCAGAGATGGACGGCCACCGGAAGACCGACCTCCTCGCCAACCGCGAGGACGAAAACGACATGTTCATCGCCAGCCGCTGGGACTCGCGCGAAGACGCCATGCAGTTCTTCCGCAGTGATGCCTTCGCCGAAACCGTCGAGTGGGGCCGCGACGTCCTCGCAGACCGACCTCGGCACGTCTTCCTCTCGAGCGGACAGGACTGAGACGGGAGACTTGCTGTGTGCACAACCGCACGAAAAACGTGTTTTCGGACGTTATGCTGAGTCTTCGTAGAAGAGGTAGCCGGCAATGCCTGCAAGCCCGAGTGCGAGCGTAATGTACGGCCAG is drawn from Natronolimnobius sp. AArcel1 and contains these coding sequences:
- a CDS encoding PadR family transcriptional regulator, with amino-acid sequence MRKSGPPKGLIAYLVLELLEEKPRYGYEILKEIREISGGHWEPSYGSVYPILYKFEDKGWAARIEREDEPDRKYFELTDDGYDELEERRERGTEKAKDFADVILGFFHVYAAFSTDERFEIPETNGEWRFDETFSQWIVEQVVRHHEHYFETEFERIESTPEEFYERYGVDEDD
- a CDS encoding heme-binding protein, coding for MERRQPPQTEEGWYVLHDFRSIDWDAWRDAPDHRRSQAIDEGIEYLAAAERVDDADEGDSATFSVLGHKADLLVLHLRPTLADIDALERSFEHTALAAFTEREDSYLSVTEVSGYMSQEYFEEGEEVEDTGMKRYIETRIKPSVPDSEFMSFYPMDKRRAAEDNWYDLPFDERAEHLSSHGEIGKQYAGRVTQIISGSIGLDDYEWGVTLFGNDPTDVKDLLYEMRFDPSTSRYAEFGQFISARRFPPENLGAFLAGEPVPQEGASSPHPSDHHHGNSDSDGHHHGDGESGGHHHGGDDESGGHHGDDGESVRTELEELGVYAGQPHGEDIHAVVLYSAADPDELYDEIDGLRANFDHYDTHVKTAVYESTGDEDAETGIVSLWETERAANTAAGFLADLPDVVRQAGDDEDDSWGTMGMFYTVKPEHRGDFLGTFDEAGELLAEMDGHRKTDLLANREDENDMFIASRWDSREDAMQFFRSDAFAETVEWGRDVLADRPRHVFLSSGQD